Within the Deltaproteobacteria bacterium genome, the region TTCATGTCGTTTAAAGCGCGTCTCGATTATTCTCTTTTGCCTGAAGGATTTTCCGATCCGGTTTCTCCTGCTGAATTTCCGTTGCGCGAGCTTCGCTTTTGGAATGACGTTTGGGCGAAAAGAATTGGGCTCGGGGATTTGTCGATCGCTGAGCAAGAAATGTATTTTGCTAAGTTCAAAGCACTTCCTGGTTGTCAGCCGAAACCGCTAGCGATGCGGTACCATGGGCATCAATTTCGGCATTATAATCCGCAATTGGGTGATGGCCGAGGGTTTCTGTACGCGCAATTAGAGGACCCTGTCGATCAGCGACTATTAGATTTTGGAACAAAGGGTAGCGGGAAAACTCCCTACTCGCGCGGGGGGGACGGCTGTTTGACCCTCAAGGGTGCGGTTCGCGAAGCGCTAGCGACGGAAATGCTCGAGGCGTTAGGTGTTGCGACGTCAAAGACTTTCTGCTTTTTCGAAACTGGCGAAGCACTTCATCGTGGAGATGAACCTTCGCCCACGCGATCAGCCGTGCTTACTCGGCTGTCGCATGGGCACATCCGGTACGGAACCTTTCAGCGGTTTGCGGCAATGGGTGAGGTTGAAAATCTAAGGAGGCTACTTCAGTACTCTACGAAAGTTTACTTTCCGGCGATCAACGCGCAGGAAGACCACGAGTTAGTTTTGCGCTTTTTCGAAGAAGTCACAATCAAAGCTGCGGAACTTGCGGCCAGTTGGATGATGGCTGGATTTGTTCACGGGGTCTTAAACACCGATAACATGAATATCACGGGCGAGAGTTTTGATTATGGTCCGTGGAGATTTCTACCGTTCTACGATGCCAGTTTTACGGCTGCGTACTTTGATCATGAGGGTCTCTACTGCTACGGTCGGCAAGCCGAAGCTGTTTACTGGAATCTCGATCAACTGGCGCGGGCGTTGTTCGCATTGGCACCTGAGAGTCAAGAATCTCGTTGGCAGAGCGATCTCGTCAGAGTTCTTGAAATATATCCGGCAGTGTATCGCCGAAACTTGAACACGAAATATTTTGATCGCCTTGGGCTGAACCCTTCTGGTTCTGAATTCGCACAAGAAGAGTTGCTGACTTTAGGTACCGAGTGCTTGAAGGAGTCAAAGGTGCCTTTTGAAAGTTTCTTTTTCGATTTCTATACGGGGAGATTGAGAAACACCGAGGCCGCCGCGAAATACAGTGGCCCCGAGTCACTTAAATTCATACGGGCACTCAAAAACGGAACTTGGACTGCGAATGAAGCGGCGAAAAATCGAATAGCTGCGACCGGAAAAGGTAATGAGTACTTTGATCGACAGGTGCCAGAGATGATGTTGATCGATGAGGTTGAAACGATTTGGTCAGCCATCGACGAACGTGATGATTGGTCTTTGTTCATAGATAAAATCGCTCGAGTTCGGGAGCGCGGAAAGATTTATGGATTCGGAATCTGAAGTTCAGCCGTATGTGATTCAAAATCTTCAAGTTCTTTTCCAAAACGAAGAATTCGTCGTTATCAATAAGCCTCCCGGTATGCACGTGCATCAGCCGGAAATGGCTCGGCGCCGTGTGGCGCGTGAAATAACGGTTCTCTGGACATTGCGCCGACAAATCGAAAAATTTTTGTATCCGGTTCATCGCTTAGATGTCGCAACTGAAGGCGTCTTGGTAATGGCCTTTCAAAGTGAAACTGCCAAGCAGCTTCAGGCGGAGCTGCAAGCTGGGCGTGTTCGAAAAGTTTATCACGCGATCTGTCGAGGATGGACGAAAGATGCGGGACGCATCGAAATTCCGCTCGAGCGTGACTCGAACGGCACGTTGGCGGATGCAGTAACAGAATACCGAACGCTCGAAAAAATCGAATGTCCGTTTCAAATCGGAAAACGATATTCCTCAGCACGATATTCCCTCGTAGAGGCGCGCCCTTTAACAGGCAGGTGGCATCAAATTCGTCGACACCTTGCTCGCGAAACTCACCCCATAATCGGAGATCGCGAACACGGAGACTCGCATCACAGCAAGTATTTTCGCGAACAATTGGGGCTTCGTGGACTTTGGTTGCGGGCTTCGCTACTAGAGTTTGAACACAAGGGTCACAAGTTTTCATTTGAAGCGCCTTTGACCGAGAGATGGCTCACCGCGGGTAGACAGTTAAAGTTCTCCGATCAGATAATTCAGGCGATGGGAGGTTTGAGTGGAAAATGACGAGATCAATCTTTACGACTGTGATGGGTATCGTCCCTTGCACCACGCCGTGCTTGCCAACGATCGTCATCGCGCCAA harbors:
- a CDS encoding YdiU family protein produces the protein MSFKARLDYSLLPEGFSDPVSPAEFPLRELRFWNDVWAKRIGLGDLSIAEQEMYFAKFKALPGCQPKPLAMRYHGHQFRHYNPQLGDGRGFLYAQLEDPVDQRLLDFGTKGSGKTPYSRGGDGCLTLKGAVREALATEMLEALGVATSKTFCFFETGEALHRGDEPSPTRSAVLTRLSHGHIRYGTFQRFAAMGEVENLRRLLQYSTKVYFPAINAQEDHELVLRFFEEVTIKAAELAASWMMAGFVHGVLNTDNMNITGESFDYGPWRFLPFYDASFTAAYFDHEGLYCYGRQAEAVYWNLDQLARALFALAPESQESRWQSDLVRVLEIYPAVYRRNLNTKYFDRLGLNPSGSEFAQEELLTLGTECLKESKVPFESFFFDFYTGRLRNTEAAAKYSGPESLKFIRALKNGTWTANEAAKNRIAATGKGNEYFDRQVPEMMLIDEVETIWSAIDERDDWSLFIDKIARVRERGKIYGFGI
- a CDS encoding tRNA pseudouridine(65) synthase TruC, encoding MDSESEVQPYVIQNLQVLFQNEEFVVINKPPGMHVHQPEMARRRVAREITVLWTLRRQIEKFLYPVHRLDVATEGVLVMAFQSETAKQLQAELQAGRVRKVYHAICRGWTKDAGRIEIPLERDSNGTLADAVTEYRTLEKIECPFQIGKRYSSARYSLVEARPLTGRWHQIRRHLARETHPIIGDREHGDSHHSKYFREQLGLRGLWLRASLLEFEHKGHKFSFEAPLTERWLTAGRQLKFSDQIIQAMGGLSGK